From the genome of Mycobacterium dioxanotrophicus, one region includes:
- a CDS encoding TetR/AcrR family transcriptional regulator has product MDAPATRRQQQGANSREQILDATERLMATRGYAATAISDIRKASGLPASSIYWHFGSKDGVLAAVMERGVDRFFAAIPRDGTIDEQLTVTSGLQDQHPDFLRLFYLLSMERTDDPAVAAVVRRARGTAIARFGAAVRQQLPADLEPDRAERVVAELTAFAVAQSDGIFYARHLEPDTTDVAVMYRRLWQAVTALIPILLEEP; this is encoded by the coding sequence ATGGACGCTCCGGCCACGAGAAGGCAACAGCAGGGCGCGAATTCGCGCGAACAGATCCTCGACGCCACCGAGCGCCTGATGGCCACGCGCGGCTATGCCGCGACCGCGATCAGCGACATCCGCAAGGCGTCCGGGCTTCCGGCCAGCTCGATCTACTGGCACTTCGGCTCCAAGGACGGTGTGCTCGCCGCGGTCATGGAACGGGGCGTCGACCGCTTCTTCGCCGCGATTCCACGCGACGGCACCATCGACGAACAACTGACCGTCACCTCCGGCCTGCAGGACCAGCATCCGGACTTCCTGCGGCTGTTCTACCTGCTGTCCATGGAACGCACCGATGATCCGGCGGTGGCGGCGGTGGTCCGCCGGGCGCGGGGCACCGCGATCGCCCGCTTCGGCGCGGCGGTGCGGCAGCAACTGCCCGCCGACCTCGAGCCCGACCGCGCCGAGCGGGTAGTGGCCGAACTCACCGCGTTCGCCGTCGCGCAGTCCGACGGCATCTTCTACGCCAGACACCTCGAACCCGACACCACCGACGTCGCCGTCATGTACCGCAGGCTGTGGCAGGCCGTCACGGCGCTCATCCCGATTCTGTTGGAGGAACCGTGA